CTcacttgctgctgcctccACGTATCGTATCTCGCGGGGAGAGGGTAAATCGCGAACACCGAGACCGGGGTACAGCCACGGCCAaatttgctgctgcggtggcgaCCCTTTAATGCTCCAGTAAGTGGCCATCGATACCGTGGCACAGCAAAACGGTGGGGAATGTGCTAAGCCTCGATTCAAAACGCAACGGTCGCTCTCGTGTCCGCGTGACGCTCCACCGGGAACGGTCGGGATGAGCTTTTAAGAGTGAGCAGAAAGCTCTCCTCTTTCGTGTGCTCGGCTTGGTTCCATTTAAACGTAATTTTAACTTAAGACTGCTACAACGTGAATGCGACACCGCGATGATCTAATAATAAAAGGATGTTGATGTGCAAGAGCAAATACAAGAGATCATCTAATTGTTATTACTAGCAGCTTGGGATTCGGCTGAATCAAATAAGAGGTACTTATTCTGTGTCCTTTCTTATGCTGCGAATTGTAGACCGGGCTATCATTGGCATCAAATGTTTCGCGAATCTCGCCATCTTTGCCGaccatttctgttttttaGTCGCTTCTTGGTGTTCACGGTCGCTTCTACTACAGACCAGGTGCGCTGAACAGGCCCATAAACTCCTGCCCTGAATGATTACAGCAGCGAGGCTACgttaaaaaaacatacacacacacacactttccaaAAGCATTTCAGCTCAAAGTATGCAGTTAAGCAATTAACACTTGAAATGGTATTGACAATCTGGACAGCTGGGCAGCTGCGCGGTGGTCTGCGTGATGCACTGAGGTGTTAACTAAATGTATCGAATGCAAACTTTGACGAGTTTATTAGCGCACCAGTTACCGATGCGACAATTGTGTGATTCCACTTTCGGATATGATAACCAAAAGAACCAACAAGGTTGTGCACGTTCTGCAAACGAAATGATCAAGCCAAAAACGACCGAAAACAGTAAATTTGAATATGAAACTCCAGCCTTTTTATTGTCAACAAATAGTATCTTGTAAATCggcacaaaacaacgaaacgataTTTTCTTTACTGGGTTAACTGATTCACACTTATCACCACTGgtggtttgttctttttggCGGTTTGGAGGAGATGGAGTTGGAACTGAGAGAAAACCAACTCGAATGGAAAGAATATTATGGTCTCATAATGCACAGTGTAATTCGATAGAGATGTCGAATgaatcgaacgaaaagaaagtttACATCGTACAGCATTGAAATAGTGCTTCCGTTGGTCTTTCGTATGGTTCAATTTGCGATACGATTTCTAGGCATTGGGAACACATGCTTGGGAAGAACGGGACATTTTACATGATTCGGGAAGGGTGGAGTTTCAGTCCTTGTTCGTCGTCAGTACCGTGTGCATTGTGTAAAATTCTATTTTATCTACGTTAAGTGCTCTAAATGGACTATAAAGTTGGTGCGTTTGAGACTATGTCGCGTGCAAAAATGTTCATCAAAATTCATCTAAAAGCTACTCTCTATCAGAAGCAGTGATACCACTCTGTGGGCAGTGGGTACTACACAAGAAGAAGATCACTATGTCTAAACCCGAATATGCTTACACCGAACGGTAGTTTCCGACAGGTACAGTGTTTCCCGAATTTCCCGATCCTAGAGTCTAAGCCTTCCCCAACCATGATGTGGGGCATTTTAGCACCATATTCCCTGCATTGTTGTGCGTTAGCATCGTATCATGCTTGGTACCGCTTACGGTACATTGTTGCAGTATGTGTTGTGAGTAGATTCGTTAACTTTCTGAATAGTTTAGTTACGTCGCAAACTTCCGCATCGACCGTACCCGTGCTAATCTGTTCCCCCCGAATGTTCGCTGTTTAGCTTAACCTACAGCACTCTATGGTAAATGAGTCTTCATGACGTTGCACAAACATGTAAATCTCCTATCCAATTGCTCTTTTATAGCTCCTGACTAATCGCAATTCGAGCTTGGTTTAGTGTGATGTTGCTACTAGGTAGTTGATATTAAATCCGTAGTTTAGGCTGCCTGCTGAATCTGCTCTTTCTCGAGCCGTGCCTTGCCACCGAGATGGTGATACTCGATAAAACGTGCCCCCTGAACACTTTGAGCAGTAAAGTTTGTCACATGACAAGCGAACAGAAGCATGTTCCTTGGCTGGACCTTCCAGGCGAAGCGCATAAAGATGAGCGAGTACAGGCAAAGAGCTAAAAACAAACCAAGAAACTATTAAAATGAACTCGAGCTGTGCTACATGCGAACCACGTACCGGTCGTCATCGTTCCGGAGATGATTTTGGGATTCTTTTGCAAATCTCCCAGAGCGGCGATCGGAATACCCCAGTTGGCCACCGGTCCCCAGAAGTGCGTGCTCATCAGGTACTCCCGGAACTCCTTGCTCTTCAGGTTGTTCAACAACTTTCGtcccatcgccgccatcgttgcTTCGGTTGTGTTTCTGAAGAAGCACGTAAAAATTGAGAGTGAAACGCTCGTGATTGATGCTTATGATAAAGGTCAATCAAACGATTAAAGCAACTCTTGCGTAACTCGTTTGATTCCGATTAACGCTTGCCTTTTGGCCGGTGCAATCAAAATGATGACGACAACCTTGATTAGCACAGGACTCTGCCGCTCTTCGGAGTGAGCAGGATCTTTACTTTAACGGAAGGGCACTGGGGTAGGTGGGAGGACTTTATATTGCCGGAAGGACTCTACGATAAACGGAAAGGATTTACGGGATTTCCCAcctgtttccgttttgtgtttACCTTTTGGCCCGTGTTTCGCGCTGCTCGAATAGCAACTTTAAATTCGAGCAGAAAACCCATGCAGCAGTCTCTTGAAAACAGGTCTCaagtaaattattttcttgcatttcattttgaacGTAACTATAGGGAAATTGAGTTTAACGGCTTTCCGACAACCTTTCCGACAACCAGTAGGAAGgcgaaggtgatagcgatcgtCCAGCGATGGATCCAACACATTTTCCTGTCCCGAAAGGtccactcctgctcctggcttGCACAGATTGGCAAACCTTCCGGCTGCTATCAGAACCGGCTGCTgtcaccagcaaaaaagcgatcgTATGGGTGATTTCCTTAGGCGAGAATGAACtcaaaaattaacaaaaatgaatttgacgCCCCTCTAATAACCGTAATAAGTAATAACCTCTGTTGCTGATCATGTCTTGGTCACTTATCAAAAAGGCTAACATCTACTTGTTCTGATTACGAACAGTAACACTTCTCATGGTGCCTAACTGTGCAGAAAATGCAAACCATGGCAGCGAATCGTCCTtcaaatcgtcatcatcagcagccaggagaggagagagattTGTTTTGTGCAATCGCATAAGACTTTATACAAATaggaaatgaataaatttttgtcctctttcttttccttttttaaccAAACTCGCGATCGGTACGCGGCCGCtgctgtcgccgtcgccgtcgctcgTTGTCGTTTCCCCCTCGCTCTATTCGTGCTGTAGCCGGTGTGTCACCACAGGCAGGCCTCTGCTCGGGTCCTAGCCAGCAACTCTTTCGACCATTGTTCTTACCAtctttttccaccacctctCTTCGTGCGGTGCGCGTCTCCTTACGCGTGGAGAGTTTTCAAAGCTTAGGATATGATTTATAGCTCCTTTTTGCGACTGCGTTAGCATACAGCCGGGCACCGCGCTTCGCTTGGTTCttgctttccgttttcttgagaaaatgtgttttttttttcgtttctctctcctctccttgtTGCTTTGCCCATTGACCAACACAACCCCGGCCGTCAGCttttgtcggtcggtctctggtcagaagaagatgaactgCATTCATGGGCCCACGGGCCTTTCCATCACCGGAGGAGAACAACAACGATCAACCCGAAATCCGAAAatagccccccctccccaaccggTGGTAAGATGATTCCTGAAGTGCTTTCTGTAGTGCGGCCGGTTGCATGCATGGTTCCGGGGCCTGACCCTTCAAAGAATAAGATCACGACACTGACCAGCGATGATGGCCAGTGATGGCTGACCGGTCGACCGGTTGCCGGGTCACACGCTGCTATGCGATGcgcaaacaaaagaacacCGGTCGGTAAAGAGTTGTGCGGACAACGAGGAACGTTTCCGTCGGGTGGCTTCGAGTCCATAAATGAaggacaccatcatcaggaaCTGGCGGATATGGTCACCCGGACGAATCCTTTTTACCGTCACGGCGAGGACACCGGAGTAACAAAGCAGGAACTGGTTCCTCGAGAATCCTTGGATATccttgggtttttttcttcccactTTTCCTGATCTTTCAAGTTAGCACACTTGTGCGCCACAGTGTCAGTTTGACCCAGAGTAAACGTGTTATGCTACCTGGTGCTATTTGGGAATGGGATCCTCTTCACGACCCCATTTCAGGACTTTCGACCACGAACTAGAATAACTGGTTAACTGGTTTTAAATAGCTTTTGCACGCATAATACTGCGCAATCAGCAACGATTAACCCACTGTTCGATAGAGAAGCCTACAATTGAGCATACCAAGTCTTTCTCGAGTACGATGCGATTAAGGATATCTCTTTACCAACTTAACTGCCACCATGAGATTGGTATGTTCTAGCTTCTATTACCTCCAATTACTCATCGTCATCTCGAAATGGTTTGTGCTCATCGCTTACCCTCCTTCCGTCACCATCTCTTCCACtctcgttcgatcgtttcgctGCGGCCGAACCAACATGTAAGTAACCTCACGCCACAAACCGGTCAAAAATGACCAGAGCTTTATGGCTCTAGGGCTATCGCTCCCCATCGCCATGGAGTGTCGCAAACACTCCCGGCAGGCCTACATGTCCACGGGAACGTGTAAGGCGATCGGCGGTGGTTTGGGAAAAGAGCAAGGGCAAATACCGGGACAGCTAAAACAAATATGCAGCGCACTCAATGCTCGTTGTTGTGGAAGCTCATCCAACAAttcttagcagcagcagaagcgttCCGAGGGCACAATTGTATGCTCTACTGGTTCTATTCGACGAtcaagaagcaaaagaagacgaggaaacagaagcagattccttttttgtctctATAATTTCCGTCCACCGCGTGTTATCTGGTTTTGCCTTATTTCTTCGCTACAATCTTTCCCTAAAACCCTCGCACCGCGGAACATTCgaaagtggaatggaatggaatggtgtgtggtgggaaATTCCGGCAGGCCTATGACGAGGTCCTGCCATCCGATCCCGCGGGCTGTGTGGTTTGTCTAGGTTGTGTGtgcggaacggaaaacggaaacaggtCACCGCGGAGTTGCTGGCCGCAGCCTCCCCTCTGGCATGGCAGCCAGCTACGATCACGTGTGCACTGGTATCTGTCTGAccgtcgttcgctcggtccCTCGGACGCTCGGACGCTCGGTCGCTGCTCCGCCCAGATTCTTCACCGATGCAGCTTTTcacgcttcgcttcgcccgGTGACGACACTTCTTCGTTCGTCCAGCGGCAACTTCCGCTGGCGAGCGGTAAAAAAAAGTGGCCATCGAGAAGCGCTTGGCGTGCACACATCGCCAGAGGCTTCCTTTAGGCgatattccattccattccatcgttgAGCATCACGAGACTCCGTTTTGGCACATAAAACCGGGAAATGCTGTTCTTCTCGCTGTTCTTCGCTTTCGATCTCCGGCATCGCCAAGGAGGTGACCATAGAGAGATCCTCGAAGATCCAacacgtgtgtatgtgagcgAATGGCTCTCGCTTTCCCTTTAAACCCTTCTCTATCGGTCCTTTCGCTCTCCCATTGTGTCCGGCAGGATACACATAAGCTGCaagacagcagcagggtgTGGTGTTTGCAGCGAAGATGAAccctttcccctccctccAGCGGTACGATGATCTCAAACTCGGTACATTTTCACCCCATTCGAATTATCTTCCCCGTGTGCCATCCCTGCACGTCCTTACGGCAGCATTTCGCAGCAGCGGCCTCATCGACAGCATTATCTTGT
The sequence above is a segment of the Anopheles darlingi chromosome 2, idAnoDarlMG_H_01, whole genome shotgun sequence genome. Coding sequences within it:
- the LOC125949449 gene encoding mitochondrial pyruvate carrier 1 — protein: MAAMGRKLLNNLKSKEFREYLMSTHFWGPVANWGIPIAALGDLQKNPKIISGTMTTALCLYSLIFMRFAWKVQPRNMLLFACHVTNFTAQSVQGARFIEYHHLGGKARLEKEQIQQAA